A genomic region of Pelodiscus sinensis isolate JC-2024 chromosome 1, ASM4963464v1, whole genome shotgun sequence contains the following coding sequences:
- the LOC142818341 gene encoding perilipin-3-like, giving the protein MTSNGKDTNMSSPKHKEEEQQNVLKRVANLPVVSTACDLAATAYTSTKESHPYVKSLCDMAEKGVISLTSVAASSEQPAPTALEPQEATGTESASEVPDKVEENLPTLQETAEKAMSDTLTDIKESMTRVVDMTKEAMQDGMKTTRSVVAEGMSTVGESRMGQLAVSGMEAMLEKSEALLDHYLPMTEDELAELAESVEGAEVSAAQPQEHRSYFVRLGSLSTKLRQRAYRYSLDKMRCTSHSISEALSQLQQTMGLIEHLKQGVTLQDVQEKFQHVWLNWSRKQAKGSEITDLPNTEVESETLAMSRSIFQQLQDAYWVLVSSIQGLPANLQDKVRQMSHNMGELHASFSTASSFQDLSSSLLTQSQEMVTKAQEYVDELMAYVMQDTPLSWIVGPFAPSGKGSADSLAPQNQETEAKETEVVVASESKEP; this is encoded by the exons ATGACTTCTAATGGAAAGGATACCAATATGTCTTCTCCAAAGCACAAGGAGGAGGAGCAACAG AATGTCCTGAAGAGGGTGGCCAATCTCCCTGTGGTCAGCACTGCCTGTGACCTGGCTGCCACTGCCTACACCTCCACCAAGGAGAGCCATCCCTATGTGAAGTCTCTCTGTGACATGGCAGAGAAGGGAGTGATCTCCCTAACCAGTGTTGCAGCCAGCAGTGAACAGCCAGCTCCAACTGCACTTGAACCTCAGG AAGCAACAGGAACGGAGTCGGCTTCTGAAGTACCAGACAAAGTGGAGGAGAATCTACCAACCCTTCAAGAGACGGCTGAGAAG GCCATGTCAGACACACTGACAGATATCAAGGAGAGCATGACCAGAGTGGTGGACATGACCAAGGAGGCCATGCAGGATGGTATGAAGACCACCAGATCAGTGGTAGCAGAGGGCATGAGCACCGTTGGGGAGTCGAGAATGGGCCAACTGGCTGTAAGTGGGATGGAAGCCATGCTGGAGAAATCTGAAGCGCTCTTGGATCACTACCTCCCCATGACTGAGGATGAACTAG CGGAACTTGCGGAATCTGTGGAAGGGGCTGAAGTGTCTGCGGCACAACCACAAGAGCATCGCAGCTACTTTGTGCGTTTAGGTTCCCTGTCCACCAAACTCCGCCAGCGCGCCTACCGCTATTCCCTGGACAAGATGAGATGCACCAGCCACAGCATCAGTGAGGCGCTTTCCCAGCTTCAACAAACCATGGGACTG ATCGAACACCTCAAGCAAGGTGTGACGCTACAAGATGTCCAGGAGAAGTTCCAGCACGTGTGGCTGAACTGGAGCAGAAAGCAGGCAAAAGGCAGTGAGATCACAGACTTGCCGAACACAGAG GTGGAGTCGGAGACTCTGGCCATGTCCCGCAGCATTTTCCAGCAGCTGCAGGATGCCTACTGGGTGCTAGTATCCAGCATTCAAGGTCTCCCCGCCAACCTTCAGGACAAGGTGCGACAGATGTCCCACAACATGGGAGAGCTCCATGCTTCCTTCTCCACTGCCAGCTCCTTCCAGGatctctccagcagcctcctGACCCAGAGCCAGGAGATGGTGACCAAGGCCCAGGAATATGTGGATGAGCTGATGGCGTACGTGATGCAGGATACGCCTCTGTCTTGGATTGTGGGACCCTTTGCCCCATCGGGGAAGGGCTCTGCAGATTCCCTGGCACCACAAAATCAGGAAACTGAAGCTAAGGAGACAGAAGTTGTAGTGGCATCCGAGTCTAAGGAGCCTTGA
- the LOC142818331 gene encoding uncharacterized protein LOC142818331, which translates to MARNLAQQGHPSRNCEQVRSKVKELRLGYVRATEGRGAGPDACPYFERLNSFLGEPAPQGPAVPVDTCQHPPIIRPTEPEEEDDSGGASGEEASVATQQAPSSSSSVAGEEPTAGPSTRPATPAAAAPPAAQARRTRLRHRDQLLRRHVTAVEGIQTSIAERVQGDQEWRQEGWAAFLEECREMRATMGTLTAHLIHAIHYGMAGPHAPAIPPGAQPMPPPIPAPLPAPAPLPAPAPAHAPDPDPAHAPDPDPAHGPAPDPEDRAPTRAPTRAPTRGHLSVQAAPTRSAQRGQVRPQRGARRGHPSQ; encoded by the exons ATGGCCCGGAACCTCGCCCAGCAAgggcaccccagccgcaactgcgagcaggtccgCTCGAAGGTTAAGgagttgcggctggggtacgtgcgggccacggaggggaggggagcagggcctgatgcctgcccctattttgagcggctgaactcatttttgggcgagccagccccgcaaggcccagctgtccccgttgacacctgccagcaccccccgatCATTCGTCCCACCGAACCGGAGGAGGAAGACGACAGCGGCGGCGcttcgggagaggaggccagcgttgccacccagcaggccccctccagcagctcctctgtggccggggaggaacccactg cgggacccagcaccagaccagcgactccagcagcagcggcacccccagctgcccaagcccggaggaccaggctccgacaccgggaccagctgcttcggcgtcatgtcaccgcggtggaggggatccagacctccattgcggagcgtgtgcagggggaccaggagtggcggcaggagggatgggctgcgttcctggaggaatgccgcgagatgcgtgccacaatgggcaccctgacggcacatttaatacatgccatccactatggcatggccggaccgcatgcccccgccatccctccgggagcacagcccatgccccctcctatccctgctcctctcccagctcctgctcctctccctgctcctgctcctgctcatgctcctgaccctgaccctgctcatgctcctgaccctgaccctgctcatggtcctgctcctgaccctgaagaccgtgctcctactcgtgctcctactcgtgctcctactcgtgggcacctcagcgtgcaggctgccccaacgcggtctgcccagcgtgggcaggtccgcccccagaggggcgctcgcaggggccacccgtcccagtaa